In Schizosaccharomyces osmophilus chromosome 1, complete sequence, the genomic window atgaatttgaagatgatgaagacgaagatGAATTTAGCGACGAGAATAGTCAAGCTTTTGACGAGTCCTCAGACGAAGACGCAGTTTTGAGCAGTGGACTCAGCGATTAAAATGATTGATATGAAGtaagttttgaaatttatatCATTCGTTTAAAACGAAGTTTCTAGAGACTCGCCGGGTTACGAAGTTTTTGTTGCCTGTGGCTACTCAATCGTTTCATACACGAGGATATGAAAGCTATGCGATGTTTTTCGCCTATGATTCCGTTGAAAGAGGGTCTTGGTAGTTATACCCATGAAACCTTTCCCGTAAATCATTTGAGCTTGGTACATTCATTGGGGTTGGATATATGAAAACCGTCCTCGTCTGtaattttcttaatttttaattttttttcggtTTTGTGATGCTACCAAGCTCCATAAATGTGGATTTTAACAATATGTATCTAACACTTTGGCATATTTTCTCAATAGGTGTATATAATAGTCATGACGAATGCGAATTTTCAGTTGGTCCAAAAAGTGGAAGGTAGCAATCTggctttgttttttgaaagaaaattatgTGAGATCGTCTATCTTCATCTCTATAATTGGTTATATATTACTATTTTATGCAATTTATTGCTGTTGAATCATTTTCGAGAAATTTAGGAAAGCTTCAtctaataaatatttacattttttgcaaaagacTTGCATCTTGTACCGGCAGCTAATCACTAGGTTGAAAAATATCGAATAGAAATGGTATAAAATTACTAAAAATCTAATCTGTAATTTACATTGacattgaaaaagcaatgcTATACACATCAATATACATTTGACTACTGctaaaattttattaagaAACTTTTACTTATTTAGCGAACTTCACTATTTGCTTTACCGTCGTGTTTGAAATTGTATAGAAAGGTCGTTAGAGGACAGTAACCATGGCAACTTGCTATGTGGTGCTGGAAGGTCAAAATTTTACTGACCTTTAACCAACCacaacaaaaatataatgGCTTATTCACCAGGCGCAAGAGGTGGTCGTGGAGGCAGTAGAGGAGGCCGTGGAGGTTTCGGCGGTGGCCGTGGAGGTTTTGGCGGTGGCCGTGGAGGCTTTGGCGGCGGCCGTGGTGCTCCTCGCGGAGGTGGCCGTGGCGGTGGTCGCGGTGCTCCTCGTGGTGCTCCTCGTGGAGGCCGCGGCGGTGCCCGTGGAGGCGCTAGAGGAGGTTCTAAAGGTATGTCTATTTCCTTTGTACAAGGATCGATTGAGATGAACGTAGTAAGGCTATATGGAATGTGCTCATTAAACATGTTTgtgtaaaaaaagaggaattttttttagagttaaaaaaaatttcaacGCCGactatgaaaaaaaaaaaaatttcatctCAATCCGACCTGGATGATTGTATTCTTTTAAGATTTGTTACTAATAATTTTAGTTGTTGTTGAACCCCACCGTCATTCAGGTGTTTTTATTGCCCGCGGTAAAGAAGATCTTCTTGTCACCCGCAACTTGGTTCCCGGAGAATCCGTATACAACGAAAAGCGTATCAGTGTAGACTCTCCTGATGGCACCAAGATTGAATATCGTGTCTGGAACCCTTTCCGTTCCAAGCTTGCCGCCGGTATTCTCGGTGGTTTAGACAACATCTACATCAAGCCAGGTGCCAAGGTTTTGTACTTGGGTGCTGCCAACGGTACATCAGTTTCTCACGTTGCTGATGTCGTCGGTCCTGAGGGTCTTGTCTATGCTGTCGAGTTTTCTCATCGATCTGGTCGTGATTTATTGAACATGGCTAAAAAGCGCACTAATGTTATTCCAATTGTTGAAGATGCTCGTCACGTTCAAAAGTACCGTATGTTGATTGGAATGGTTGACGCCATTTTTGCTGATGTTGCTCAACCTGACCAAGCTCGTATTGTTGCCCTTAATGCTGCTGCTTTCCTTAAGAACGAAGGTGGTGTCGTTATCTCTGTTAAGGCTTCTTGTATCGATTCTACTGCTGATGCTTCCGTTGTTTTTGCACGTGAAGTTAAGAAAATgcaggaagaaaaaattaagcCTCAAGAGCAACTTACTTTGGAGCCTTATGAGCGTGATCATTGTATCATTGTCGGTAAATACTTGAGACACcaataaaccaaaaccGATGTTATTTATATACATGCTTTACAATGCTTTAGTTTTTGCTAGATAAAAAGTTTTGCGGCGCTTTTGGTCGATGGTtcaataaacaattttgGGTATAATTGTTGGTTACTGTTGTTgctcttaaaaaaaatattgatCATTTAATTTTGGCGATTATCAAAACATACTAATCCACACTCGTAGCTGTAAGTTGTGTATTTTGCGATGCATGTGCATATGTTTGCACGTTTGAAAAGATTCTGAGGAAGTAAGTCGATGTGTACGTATCGATCGCAAAGGTGTTTTGTAATACATCTATTTGTATAAAACGGGGCACAATGCAGTATAGGTTCACTGCTTTAATAATAGCTATGTATAAAGCATTTTTCGCACGaacttcattttattattcCTAAATGGAATGAAGTTGCTGGTGGGAAAGCTGAAAATTAAGAACTTGCAAGTAGTACAGCAATCATTTGCTTCAACTGAAACTATTATTAGCTATTACAAATATAAAACATTCTTGTCCTACATATAGACTACAAATAAGTCCTTCGTGACGACAGATGAAACGCGTAAACAAATTGAGAACCTTTgcatatatttattatagTTTGATCGTACCATGTCGAAAATATTTATAGAAGTCgaagaattttttatatattcaATGCCTCTTTACATCCACGAGCTTTCAGTTGCAGCAACCCTTCTtctgtaaataaacaaatgctCCTGCTActacgaaaaaaaagggaacaAATTGATACTAGCTAACCaaaataagtaaacaatagtaaaaataaataaatagataaaattaagaaaaaggtaGTACGGCAAGTGTTTTATGGACTATActtgaataaaaataatgaagTAAATGAATCTATCAGAGTGCGTAAGGATAAAACATGGAGTTATATGATACAGATGAGAtgagttttatttttatctgCTGCCCAATCCATAACATGTTGCATTTGACTGCTAGCTAGTACTATATTCAAAGGGTCTTCAGTTTGCAACAAATCATTCAAAAGTGAGACGACATATTAGACTAATCATATGGTTTAGAATCCTCATAGGCATGTGGATATTTGTTATAATCCCATGAACTGGAATGGGATCTTTCCTTCGCGTGATATGGGACACCATTTTTATATTCCTCAGGAACACTATAaatgttttccaaatctCCAAACTGATGATCCCAAGAATAAGACCATTTGGGATTTCTAGTCTTGGCGATGAGCTGTGCATCCACACCAATCAAGAAGTCGGGTTGATTGAGCATGTGATAAGAAACAATTTGGTCATGCATTAAGGCTTCCGAAATTGTCCACTTTCCAGCGCGTTCGATGAGACTATTTGTTACAGCTAAAGAGAGAGGCGACTTTTTGAGTAAAGTCTCCAGAGTTTCCTTGGCGAATTCAGAGGCCCAATCGGACTGAGTTTCTTCCTTAAGTGCGCGGATGATACTGACTTGATCGTGATATTTAAAGCATCTATCAATAGCTTGAAGATTCTGAACATTCAATAAAGAGGAAGACCGAGGAAGTTCACCGCCGAATTCATCAATTGTGTCTCCAATCTTAACGATATCAGAAGTGTTCAAATCGGCAAGCCTTTGCTCAAGTTCTCCAAGCATGTGCTTGGGCACAAAATGTGTTGCAATTCCCAATGGCACACAGTCTTCCCCATTGACCACCTTGGACGTAAAAGCAAGGTATTTTCCAATGTGAAACGGCATACgattaaagaaaaagctagAGCCAACATCGGGAAAGTAGCCTATAGTAGTTTCAGGCATAGCAAATTTAGTGTCTTCACAGGCAATTCGAAAAGGAGTGTGCATGGCTAAGCCAGCACCCCCACCCATTGTGATTCCATTCATGAATGCCACTATTGGCTTGTTGTATGTAGCAATTGTATGGCATAAGCGGTACTCTTCTGTGAATGCTTTTCGTGTGCGGGCTAACTCCCCTTGCTTTATACCAATGGCTGCCTCTTTCACATCACCACCAGAGCTAAATGCTCGACCATTTCCCTTAAGAATTATGACTTTTGCTAATTCTGATTGCTCCAACTTTACGAGTTTGGAATGAAGCGAATTAGCCATTTCTAGATTAATCGCATTCAGCTTTTCTGGTCGGTTTAACGTCAGAACCCTGGCTCCTAATTTACTTTCCATTAAAATAGATCCTGAAGAAGAGTTGGAAGCTAATGtgcttttgaatttctgGTTCAAAATCCTTGCTCGAGACATATTGAAACGATTGCAGATTGGATTCATCGACAAATAGTTCCGCTTACAAAAATGTATAGTATTTCCTCCTTTGATAGTTAGACTTCTTCCATTCATTAAAGTCATGAATATGTTCGTCCCGACTTCCtagtttcttttggtaGTTGTTTGGTGTTGACGATGCTTGTCATAAAGGTGAACAATACGTTACGTTTGTCCTTACAAGaacctttcattttaaGACAAGTCATTTATAACGAATATCTTAATTCTCAAATTCACAAGTgttacttttctttccttgtcTTCATGCCCTAAAATACTGGCATTCGTACTATGGTATTCcagcttttgtttatttctaCAACTTTCCTCTAATTCAAAACTTCTCTTCCATGATTAGAGGCACTACTACTTTGGTTTTCTGTTCCTAGATGAtcgctttgtttacatggtCCTATTCATCCTGTCAAAATTAGTCACCGAAAACGAATGCAGTTTGTATTGTATAAATTTcctagaaaagaaaaaaataataagaaTTCACTCCTAGCCAGCCGCTCATTGTTTCTACTGTGCTTTTTTGGACAGagacaaaacaaataaaaacacaaaaacttttcgcAAAAGTCGCACATCGTTGATTCCTTTTACAACTCAAATTAATATCAaatcaaaagtaaaaacgaaaaatacCAGTTCATCCTGTTCCATTGAAAAAcccccaaaaaaaaacaaacgaaagCTTTCATTTTACCTTGCTTTATATTATGATATATTGTATTACATAGTACGATAAGAAAGAGAGAATTAGTAGCGCCATTTACCTGATGAAGCATATCCTGAAAGGTcattataataataataataattatttttcttttttgtttgattcaATTCATGATTAGTACatctaaaaaaagatttacTACGTGCACTAAAAAATAGAGGTTGATTGCTGTCAAACGACTCAGGCTATCGAAACTCTTCGATGGCGTTTAGCGACATTCTTCACACTGTCAAACTCAATCTACGCTTTTGAGTAAATTCATCCTTTTTATCCGACGCagtttcaatttcttctaacTCTTTCAAGTATATCTCTTAAATctctaattttttcaagtttcaATCTCCTGTTCAATATCATCCCTTCTCTTCAAGAGCGTTGAATAATTCCTGTATGTAAACGACCAGGTTGGCATAGATAAAATGTACTCAAAGTCCACTAGAGAAAACCTCAAATGCTTCAATTGGATCTTCGCCAGTCTTTCGAGCCTTGTTAGCTACTTTCTTAGCTTCACTATCCTTCTTAGGCTTTGAAATAGACTGAAACCCGTTTTCACTGAGGTCGACTATAAGCgtgcttcttttcttttgccaaataagaaattcatttccCATAATCATTTGAATAAACCTCGCGTATTGAAAAGTGCGTTATAGCGACCTACTAGCCCAGCAATTAGACattcttttcgtctttGATAGGTCCGTAAACGGACTTGAAAAAACTCTAAAAGAATATCTTCAACAGcatcaatttttttaatccTTCCTGATGGATCCAATGCACCATATTGCTGGTAGTCTGAATGTAGACTAAGCTGAATTTACTTTCCAAGGATTCTTGCCAAAACTTCTTTCATCCCTTCTTCGTCAAAGTTACTTGGAAATGTACCTTATCTAAGACACGATACGGATCATTGTATTCTTCGTACTCTTTGATAAATGTCTTTATCACTTCCTGTCTTTCCCTCTTCTAGGAATTGCTTCATGTCTCGAATCCACAATTGGACGGACAATTCCGTTTTTCCGTTATTTGCTTAATTGTACCACTAACACTGTGATTTTTCGAAGCCACTTTTTCTATGCTATCACAAAATCCTTGATACCAAGGAAACCTGTCTAGCAAAGGTTCATTGCTCAAAAGCCGTCTCAAGTTTGCAACAATACCTTTACGgttcaattttggaataCTGGTATACCAGCCGCTTCAGATCCCTCTGCGCCGTTAATAAAAATCACTGGTAATATTGGGATGCAACAGTCAACTGTTCAGCTGACCTTCCTTCCTCTGATAAATGACTAAAGGATCATCTTCCAGTCTGAATTACTTTCTAGCTATAGGGGAAAGAGAAGTCCAAGCTTAAAAATCTATATCTTCCCTTgtattgtttttgaagcaatGGGATTAACACGAGTGCCAAACTTGTAAACATCATCCGTTAAAATATTGATGTTACTACTTCCAACAAAATGTTGAGCCAAGCTTATTATTGTCTGTGTTAAGGAACCAATAGTATCTTCAGTATAGACCCAAACCATTTTCGTATAATAACCCAGGTGCAAACTTGCATATCCTTACTGAACTAGTAATATTCTTCTTAACACGGTAACGAATGACCTTTCGCTGATCTGGGTTGAAACCGGTGTATAatgaaaggaatgaaaaggaaacaatCTTCCATATATAACTAAGAGAGTGTTGAAGTCGTCGAGTAAAAGTGAGACTGCGATTGTTCGTCTACTGCCATAGTAGTGTTCCGTTAAGCTTATGAACACCACCTAAGTTAATAAATAGAAGACATAGAAGTCagatttacaaaaaaagagaatcgCGAAAGGATTCATCTATGAACCGTAGTCCAAGGACAAAAGGACATTTGTGGATTAGCAAGTCAAATACTTTtaagaaataatttttttgatcatTAAGGATCCAGCCGAATTGgcattggttttttctttacaatAGCGCCCATGCCATACCGGAGAACCTGTGAATGtctttcttcgttttcatgAAGTCCTACttcatgtaaacaaacgtGGATTTGCGATGTAGAACGTACTTCATTGAATGTATGCAACGTGTAGGACCAAACTCCTTATTTGGGAAAAACACTTCCCTCACACAACCAGACGAAACAACATTTTTTATCCATTGCCATTCCAAGCCATTAGTGCGCATTTTTGGACTCATATATTTGCTATGCTCCATCTTACAAGATACAAATTCCCATCTCTTGAACCCACCAGCATCCTTCAGGTTCCGAAGCACTTTTTGCAGGAACGATTTCGACGCGACATTCTGCATCGTGCCGTCGTCTACGAGGCGGACGCAGATAGACAAGGAACCGCTAGTACAAAACGACGCAGTGAAATTAATTGCTCTGGAAAAAAACTCTACCGCCAAAAAGGTACAGGTTATGCAAGAGTAGGTGATGCTTCAAGTCCTATTCGTAAAGGAGGTGCCGTTGCTCATGGTCCCAAGCCTCGAGATTTCAGTACAAAGCTGCAATCACAAGTCTACGACATGGCCATGCGTGTCGCCTTGAGCTATAGATTCGTAAAGGACGACTTGATGGTCTTAGAGGATCTCGTCGACATTCCCGTAGGCCAAAGCCGTGTCTTGCAAGAGATTATACTCCAACACCAGCTTGGCCATCCATACGGGCGGTCCTTGTTTGTGTTACATGATGAATTCTTTCAACCTAGAAACgctaaacaaaacaattttctAAAGACTGCATCTACTCAAGGCAAACATATGCAACTTTGCTCAGTTAGTGAATTTCAAGTCCGTGATGCCCTTAAATATGGTAAACTATTTATCGATTCAAAAGCCATGTCCGTATTACTCGAGAAGCATACTCGCAGACCCTCACTATTCGCGCCTTCTACCACTTCTACTGCTACTACCTACCCTTCGGCTTCTACCGTTGCAAACGGATCTCAATGAGGAAATTAGAGTAAGAAACTAATTTCCGAATCCTTACAATCATTGAATTTGATTAATACAACAATACAACAATTCAGATAGGTAGCTAAGTGGGTGCTTCGGTTCTGTTTTGGCTTTGGCTTTGTAAGAAAggaattcattttcttgattttcttctttctcacTGTTCATGTTTGATGAATAGAACGTGAAACTTAGATGTTTACAAATATCATGTTCTGATTTTCCTAtccccttttttttgtgcCAAGCctgaaagaaacaattcttctttttattttccctGAGACCAT contains:
- a CDS encoding DNA topoisomerase, with the translated sequence MIMGNEFLIWQKKRSTLIVDLSENGFQSISKPKKDSEAKKVANKARKTGEDPIEAFEVFSSGL
- the fib1 gene encoding fibrillarin, rRNA and histone methyltransferase; this encodes MAYSPGARGGRGGSRGGRGGFGGGRGGFGGGRGGFGGGRGAPRGGGRGGGRGAPRGAPRGGRGGARGGARGGSKVVVEPHRHSGVFIARGKEDLLVTRNLVPGESVYNEKRISVDSPDGTKIEYRVWNPFRSKLAAGILGGLDNIYIKPGAKVLYLGAANGTSVSHVADVVGPEGLVYAVEFSHRSGRDLLNMAKKRTNVIPIVEDARHVQKYRMLIGMVDAIFADVAQPDQARIVALNAAAFLKNEGGVVISVKASCIDSTADASVVFAREVKKMQEEKIKPQEQLTLEPYERDHCIIVGKYLRHQ
- the snr1 gene encoding mitochondrial ribosomal protein subunit S47/3-hydroxyisobutyryl-CoA hydrolase Snr1, encoding MTLMNGRSLTIKGGNTIHFCKRNYLSMNPICNRFNMSRARILNQKFKSTLASNSSSGSILMESKLGARVLTLNRPEKLNAINLEMANSLHSKLVKLEQSELAKVIILKGNGRAFSSGGDVKEAAIGIKQGELARTRKAFTEEYRLCHTIATYNKPIVAFMNGITMGGGAGLAMHTPFRIACEDTKFAMPETTIGYFPDVGSSFFFNRMPFHIGKYLAFTSKVVNGEDCVPLGIATHFVPKHMLGELEQRLADLNTSDIVKIGDTIDEFGGELPRSSSLLNVQNLQAIDRCFKYHDQVSIIRALKEETQSDWASEFAKETLETLLKKSPLSLAVTNSLIERAGKWTISEALMHDQIVSYHMLNQPDFLIGVDAQLIAKTRNPKWSYSWDHQFGDLENIYSVPEEYKNGVPYHAKERSHSSSWDYNKYPHAYEDSKPYD
- the yml6 gene encoding mitochondrial ribosomal protein subunit L4, producing MLHLTRYKFPSLEPTSILQVPKHFLQERFRRDILHRAVVYEADADRQGTASTKRRSEINCSGKKLYRQKGTGYARVGDASSPIRKGGAVAHGPKPRDFSTKLQSQVYDMAMRVALSYRFVKDDLMVLEDLVDIPVGQSRVLQEIILQHQLGHPYGRSLFVLHDEFFQPRNAKQNNFLKTASTQGKHMQLCSVSEFQVRDALKYGKLFIDSKAMSVLLEKHTRRPSLFAPSTTSTATTYPSASTVANGSQ